The Vescimonas coprocola genome includes a window with the following:
- a CDS encoding polysaccharide deacetylase family protein, giving the protein MKRILPLLVLCLLLTGCMALPATAPAEPMYLALTFDDGPSPQYTPRLLDGLKQRGVHATFFLIGQQVQDYPELVQRIRAEGHQIGNHTYDHAPLDRLSCGEAMADLSRCDGVLQKLAGEGTYWVRPPYGFITEEELAAWSTPMLYWSVDTCDWECRDVQKVFSAICQARDGDVILLHDCYGTSVEAALQAIDCLSEQGVEFVTVEELFALRGQTAEAGHLYRRPE; this is encoded by the coding sequence ATGAAACGAATCCTGCCCCTGCTGGTACTGTGCCTGCTTCTGACGGGCTGCATGGCGCTGCCGGCTACGGCTCCGGCGGAGCCTATGTATCTGGCACTGACCTTTGATGACGGGCCATCGCCCCAGTATACGCCCCGATTGCTGGATGGCCTGAAGCAGCGGGGCGTCCACGCCACCTTTTTCCTCATCGGTCAGCAGGTGCAGGACTATCCGGAACTGGTGCAGCGCATCCGGGCAGAGGGACATCAGATCGGCAACCACACCTATGACCATGCGCCGCTGGACCGCCTGTCCTGCGGTGAGGCCATGGCGGACCTGAGCCGCTGCGACGGCGTTTTGCAGAAGCTGGCAGGGGAGGGGACCTACTGGGTCCGGCCACCCTACGGCTTCATCACCGAGGAGGAGCTGGCAGCATGGAGTACGCCCATGCTGTACTGGTCTGTGGATACCTGCGACTGGGAGTGTCGGGATGTACAGAAGGTGTTTTCCGCCATCTGTCAGGCGAGGGACGGGGATGTGATCCTGCTGCACGACTGCTACGGAACCAGCGTAGAGGCGGCCTTGCAGGCCATCGACTGTTTGTCGGAGCAGGGGGTGGAATTCGTCACCGTGGAGGAGCTGTTTGCTCTCCGGGGGCAGACTGCCGAGGCCGGGCATCTGTACCGACGACCCGAGTGA